In Edaphobacter aggregans, the sequence CATCCCAACAGCGCCAAATCTTTTTCCTAATGCATAAGATGAGAAGAGCATAAACAATGCGCCCATAACGGAGATAGGCAAGAACTTTTCCTGTTTATGAGCTCGCAGATATATCGCCTCCGAGATCACAATATGGTTGAAAATCATAGTCAACAAAAGCATTCCAAAGGGAAGGGGTCCAAGCACGCGATGAGCAAAATGACTCTTCTCAATATTGAGATAGATCACACCGCTCCAGACTACTGCTGAACCTAAAACACAAACGACCAAAGACTGCGCTAGCGTCCGAAAGAAAACATGATCCAGTTTCAGGTATTCCTTACGCGCGATCATCGCGCCAAAGGGTGCGGCTTTGGTGTTGACCCAGGCAATGCTTACTGCCATCAGAGCATTACTGATATTCAAAGACATGCCCATCTGACCTGCGGCGATAGGTCCCCAATATGCGAACAGAATTGGATTGAATAGTTGAAAGATAAAATATCCGCATAGCCAGCTGACCGCAATGCGCCACTGAAAAGGCCATACCTCTTGCCACCAATGGATGCGATCTTGACCTGCGTGATAGAAGAACAACGGTAACAGAAGCTGTCGCCGCGTGTAGAGCCAGATACTCCCAGCCAATACCTGACCTGCAATCATCATTGCCGGAGCAAAAAGACCGTGGCGTGTCAACATCGCGGCCCAGGCCAGCACACTTCCAAGCAAAGCCTGCCAAAGGCGAGTACGTGCTACTTGTGGCACATACCCACAACCCTCGAGAAAGGAGAAAACAGGATCGATCTGAAAAGCAACACTTGCGACCAGAACCACCGACCACCAAGGCAGGCGCCATGCGACCTCCGGCCCAGAGTGCGAATTACTGGCAAAAAAATGGAGCCCCGCTGGAATAAGTATGCACGGCATCAAGAATGCGGTGATTGAATACCACCGCACTGACTTTTGCAGTACGGATGCCAGTCTTGCATGAGCTACACGGTCTCCAGTAACTTCATCATCTTTAGAAATGGATAGGTGTGCGCACTCATGGCTTGCCATCTGCAAGATAACAAAAGAAAAGCCTAATTCGAACACCATCTGTAGGGCGACAAGGCTTCCGAAGGTGTAATAGTAACCCTGCTCAGCGCCAGTAAGAGAATGCGCGATGAGCACAATCGTTACAAGACCAGCCAGGCTAGACCATCCTCGCGCAAGTACCGTAAGAATAACGGCTCGATCTAGCCCCAATAATCTTCGCAGCCGCGAAATAGCCGAGGGCTTGGATGTCAGCGTGTCGATTTGGAACGGATTAAACAGGGGGTCAAAGTTCAATCAGGTTGCGTCTGCGAGGCGCACCTTGGATTCTCCGATCTTTGTAGCAGTAGATTATTAGTTTAGCGCATCGGTGAGCGAATAACTTTCTGCGGTAAACCTATCGGGGGGATCTGGCTTCGAAAGGATATAGGATTTCCGGTGGATGCGGTAGAGGATGTTTATGAGCTGTGATCATAGAGTTCGAGCCCCGTGAAGCGTTCGAGCAAAGTGACCGTAACTGGGTTGCCAAACCTTCCAAGTTACCTTCCTCATTGGGTCAGGGACTTACGCTGCTGATTAGCTTCATCATCCCTCGCGGGGATTGCTTCGCCGAGTTCAGCGGTAGCTTTCGACTGTTCTTCGGAAACCCTGCTCGATGGAGTGAGCCGGGTTCCAACCGAGGGCTTTGGCTTTGTCGATGTTGGGGACGGTGGAGACGATGGGGCTGACGAAGTAGTTCTGATCGGTGCGTGCGCGGCGTTCGACGGTGATGCCTTCGCTGTGGAATTCAGCGACGAGGCAATCTACTAGCTCTGCGATGCTGCACTCGCCGTTTGGATTGGCTACGTTGTAGGCTTCGCCATTTTTGCCGAGGAGAAGGACGGTGAAGAAGCCGAGGGTTGCGTCGGCGAGGTAACAGAAGCTGCGGCGGGCGCTGCCGTCGCTTTGGAGAACGATGGGACCGCCTTTGAGGATGTCTCGGACGAAGTCGGCGAAGACGCGGCCGTCGTCGAGGCGCATGCCGGGGCCATAGGTGTGGAAGGGGCGGACGATGCGCGTAGGGATGCCGTATTGATGAGCCCAGGCGACGCACATGGTCTCGGCCATGCGCTTGCTTTCGCCGTAGCAGGAGCGGACGTCGGTGGGATCGAGGAAGCCGCCGTCGTCTTCGGCGATGGGGCCGCTGTTGCTCTTGATGATGCCATAGACCTCGCCACTGCTGAAGTAGAGGAAGCCGCGGACTGGGTGCTGCCGCGCGGCTTCGAGGAGGTGCCAGATGCCGAGGACGTTTGCGGAGAGGGTGCCTACGGGGTCAGTACGGTAGAAGACGGGACTGGCCTGGCTGGCGGCGTGGATGGCGAAGTCGAAGGGCTCGCGAAAGGTGAGCGGGTCGGAGATATTCTGGACGAGGATTTGGAGGTTAGGGTCGTCGAGGTGATGGCGGAAGCGCTCGCGGGCGCGGTCGAGGTTGCGAACTATAGCGATTACACGGGCGGGGCGGGCGAGGTGTGAGCGGTTGAGGTAGAGGAGGGTCTCAACCATGTAGGCGGGAAGGAAGCCGGCTGCTCCGGTGATGAGGACGGTAGTGCCGGAGAACGAATCCCAGGGGAGCGATGCGCTGACGATGGAGGCTAGGTCTTCTTCGACGATTGCATTGTTTAAAGAAGGCATATTCGCTAGGGGAGCAGGCCGAGGAAACGCACCATCTCGAGATGGCGCTCGGTGTGGAGGAAGAAGAAGTTGGTCTCGACGGTGGTCTCGGTCATCTCGGCGAAGGAGTGCAGGGTGTTGCCGTCGAGCGCGAAGCACTGGTAGCCGATATCGCGGAAGAGGGCGATGATATCGTTGGGGTGGTAGTCGAAGCGGGCGGCCCACTTGCGGAGCATTTCGGTGAAGACGATGGGCTTGGCGCGCTCGAGGGTTTTGACGGCTCCGCGGAAGACGCGGAGCTCGCCACCCTCTACGTCGCACTTGATGAAATCGGGAGAGATGCCGGTGCGGTCGACGAAGGCGTCGAGGGTTTCTACAGGGCAGGTGAGGGTTTGGGTGGGGCCGAACTCTGCGCCGAGAGGGGCTCCAGATGCGGCTCCGGAGACGGTGGGGTCGAAGTAGAAGGTGGCTTCGTAAGCGCGATCGGAGAGGCCCTGATTGAGGGCGGTGACGTTGCTGACGCCGTTGAGGGTGAGGTTGCGCTGCAGCTCGCCGTAGGTTGCGGCGACGGGCTCGAAGGCGATGAGTTTTGAATCGGGGAAGCGCTGGCCGATGGCGATGCTGTAGATGCCTACGTTGGCGCCGACGTCGAAGATGGTGCTACAGGTCTTGGCGAGACGAAGGACTGCGCCGAGCTCTTCGGATTCGTAGTTGCGGAAGTTGAGGCTGGCGATTGCTACGTGGCGCTGATCGTTGGGCATGCACCTGAGCTTGACCCTGGGATCGCGCAGGTTGAAGATGACGCCCTGATCGGTGATTTCGATGGAGGCGACGTTGGTGCCGGCGAGGAAGGCGGAGTATTCGAAGAGGCGCTGATGAATCTTCCAGATCTCGCGGCTGTAGGTTGCCTTGTTGAAGGCTCCGGCTTCGAATGCGGAACGCAGCGCGGCCAGCTCCAGATGTTGCTCGGATGACAGGGCCGGATCGGGGGATGAATTCATCTTGTGAGATTTCCTCGGATAGTTATACCACTCAAAATAGCAGATTGGGGTTGCAGCCGGGCTACTGCAGGATGGGGGGGCTGGGTGGGCTTAGGGTTTGGTGAGATAGAGGAAGACCTTGGCAGCGGTGGCCGGGTCGAGATCGGGGGTCATGAGGTGGAGAGGGTTGGACTCCATGCTGCCGGAGGCCGTGACGCGGCTGCTGATTTTGGGGAAGTAGGTTTGCTCGGGATCGATCTTGACGAGGAATGCGGCTGGTCCGGGGGCATTGAAGGCTTCGAGGAAGGCGGGGCATTGTTCGAAGCCGGGACGGAGTTCCTGCAAGGGGATGCCGTAGGCCTCGAAGAGCTTTGACCAGATGGGCATGCCAAGGCCGGTGTTGATGTCGCAGCCTACGTAACGGCCACCGAAGTAGTTTTTCTGCGTCATGCGGATGGAGGCGTAACCGTCGTCGTCGTAGAGGAAGATCTTGAGGTTGAGTTGATTGACGGAGACGGTGCCTAGCTCCTGGAGGTTCTGGGTGAAGCCTCCGTCGCCTTCGGTAAGGATGGTGCGGCGGGGACTTGCGGCGATGGCGGCTCCGATGGCTCCGCTGAGGCCGTAGCCCATGGAGGCGAGGCCTTTGTTGTTGACGATGAGCTGACCGGCCTTCTGGTCGAACGCCTGCATCATGGTGGTGTAGGCGCTGCCGCTGGAACAGGGGATTACTACGTCGGTTTCGGTGGCGAGGGCGGAGAGCTTCTCGACGAAGACATATGGCGAGAGGAAGCCTGGGCCGGTGTTGTTGACGGGCTCGACGAGGGGAAGAGCGGCTTTGACGTCGCGGCAGAAGCTGAGCCATTCGGTGTGTGAGCCGAGGTCGGCTTTGGTGATGGCGCGGAGGACTTCGTTGGCGTCTCCGCAGATGGGAGTAGCGACTTTGGGGTGGCCCTTGGAGAGTTCGAAGGGGTCGCAGTCTACCTGGATGATTTCGCCAACCGGGATGAACTGCTGCCAGTTGAAGCCGCTCTGCTGAAGGCTGAGGCGGGTGCCGAGAGCGAGGAGGAGATCGGACTGCTGGAGGAGGATATTGGAGTAACGCTGGCCCCATGTGTTGGGGCGGCCGAAGTAGAGCGGGTGGTCGACGGGGATGCGGTCCATGGCGTTCCAAGTGAACGTGAGGGGAACGCCGAGGTCGGTGAGAGCGCGGCTGGCGAGGAGGGCGTTGGTGGTGGCGCGGTCGATGCCGGCTCCGAGGAGGATGACGGGGCGCTGGGCGGATTTGAGGCGTGCGGCGATGCTGGCGATGGTTTCGGCGGAGATGGGCGCGAAGGTTGGGGTGAAGGCTGGGACGGGGGTACTTAGATCGGTGGGGTCTACCTGGACGCCCTGGATGTCGAGCGGAATCTCCACAAAGACCGGGGCATGGCGGCCGTTAAGACCGGAACGCGTTATCTGCGCAAAAGCAGAGCGGTCGACGACGGCTTCCAGCAATACGGAACGTTCCGTTACTGGGCCCGCGATAGCAACTCCATTGATCTCCTGAATCCCTCGCTGGCGGACTTTTCCTCGCGAGAGGTCCGCCAACTTTACCTGGCCGCCGATGACGAGCAACTCGCGACTCTCAAGAAAGGCACCTGCTAGTGCGGTCACAATGTTGGTGAGACCAGGGCCGGCGGTCACAAGTGCAAAGGCCTTGGGACCGAGATGCACTTCGTTGAAGTATTCAGCTGCGATGCCGGCCGCAACCTCATGCACTACTGGAATGCAAGTCAGCTTGTGGCTCAA encodes:
- a CDS encoding NAD-dependent epimerase/dehydratase family protein — encoded protein: MPSLNNAIVEEDLASIVSASLPWDSFSGTTVLITGAAGFLPAYMVETLLYLNRSHLARPARVIAIVRNLDRARERFRHHLDDPNLQILVQNISDPLTFREPFDFAIHAASQASPVFYRTDPVGTLSANVLGIWHLLEAARQHPVRGFLYFSSGEVYGIIKSNSGPIAEDDGGFLDPTDVRSCYGESKRMAETMCVAWAHQYGIPTRIVRPFHTYGPGMRLDDGRVFADFVRDILKGGPIVLQSDGSARRSFCYLADATLGFFTVLLLGKNGEAYNVANPNGECSIAELVDCLVAEFHSEGITVERRARTDQNYFVSPIVSTVPNIDKAKALGWNPAHSIEQGFRRTVESYR
- a CDS encoding FkbM family methyltransferase, whose translation is MNSSPDPALSSEQHLELAALRSAFEAGAFNKATYSREIWKIHQRLFEYSAFLAGTNVASIEITDQGVIFNLRDPRVKLRCMPNDQRHVAIASLNFRNYESEELGAVLRLAKTCSTIFDVGANVGIYSIAIGQRFPDSKLIAFEPVAATYGELQRNLTLNGVSNVTALNQGLSDRAYEATFYFDPTVSGAASGAPLGAEFGPTQTLTCPVETLDAFVDRTGISPDFIKCDVEGGELRVFRGAVKTLERAKPIVFTEMLRKWAARFDYHPNDIIALFRDIGYQCFALDGNTLHSFAEMTETTVETNFFFLHTERHLEMVRFLGLLP
- a CDS encoding thiamine pyrophosphate-binding protein, coding for MKKYSDLLAEWLVELGYTHCFFVAGGNIMHLLESLSHKLTCIPVVHEVAAGIAAEYFNEVHLGPKAFALVTAGPGLTNIVTALAGAFLESRELLVIGGQVKLADLSRGKVRQRGIQEINGVAIAGPVTERSVLLEAVVDRSAFAQITRSGLNGRHAPVFVEIPLDIQGVQVDPTDLSTPVPAFTPTFAPISAETIASIAARLKSAQRPVILLGAGIDRATTNALLASRALTDLGVPLTFTWNAMDRIPVDHPLYFGRPNTWGQRYSNILLQQSDLLLALGTRLSLQQSGFNWQQFIPVGEIIQVDCDPFELSKGHPKVATPICGDANEVLRAITKADLGSHTEWLSFCRDVKAALPLVEPVNNTGPGFLSPYVFVEKLSALATETDVVIPCSSGSAYTTMMQAFDQKAGQLIVNNKGLASMGYGLSGAIGAAIAASPRRTILTEGDGGFTQNLQELGTVSVNQLNLKIFLYDDDGYASIRMTQKNYFGGRYVGCDINTGLGMPIWSKLFEAYGIPLQELRPGFEQCPAFLEAFNAPGPAAFLVKIDPEQTYFPKISSRVTASGSMESNPLHLMTPDLDPATAAKVFLYLTKP